The Rosa rugosa chromosome 1, drRosRugo1.1, whole genome shotgun sequence genomic sequence CACAGAAATATATTCTCAAAGATGGTGTCCCACTTCCAAATGCTTCTGTTGAGTTACTGGATGTTCCAGTTATTGATCTTGGTCTCCTTACACCTTCCTCAATCAGTGTGGAAGAACTTGACAAACTCAGATCAGCTCTTAGTAGAGGGTGTTGCTTTCATGTATAAACTCTTAGAAGTTAGAACATGCAATAGATCTAATACCAAGTTCTGTGATGGTAGACTTGCTATGTATAACATGTTTGGGGCTGCTTATTGTGTTTGACTGTTTTCCAGGTAATAAACCATGGCATGACACCTGAATTCCTTGACAAACTCCGTGAAAGCACGAAACAGTTTTTTGCAATTCCAGTGGAAGAGAAGCAGAAATATTTGAGGCCAGTCGAGGATTTTGAAGGATATGGGAATGACATGGTTTTTTCAGAGCAGGAAACACTTGATTGGACTGACAGACTATACCTTACTGCATATCCACCAGACCAgcgcaagctcaagctttggccTGAAACTCCCAAATCTTTAAGGTAACATACTAACATATATGGTCAGAACTCAGAACTCCCCTTTTTATCAAGCAATCAAAAGATGGTTATTGATCCTATTATCGATGTACACTCAGGGATACTCTAGACCAATATACCAGTAAGTTACAGGTGataacagaaactgtccttaaGGCCATGGCGCGGTCattgaatttggaggaagatTGCTTTCTGGATAAGTATGGAGAACAGAGGAAAATGGATGCTAGGTTTAACTTATATCCTCCATGTTCAAGGCCTGATCGCGTCCACGGTTTCAAGCCACATTCAGATAGTTCAATAATCACCATTGTCTTGCAAGATAAAGAAGTGGAAGGTCTTCAATTTCTGAAAGATGATCAATGGTTTAGGGCTCCCATTGTTCCTGAGGCGCTTCTCATTATTGTTggtgtttggcgcaaaaaccagttggctcgcaaactgtctcttttgagcttgtgtgcaggcgtgccagcaccgtagggtgcagtcgtcggggtagccccttgacctgacttcttcttcaagcgtttgtggacgaggagagcaccaacctcgccacaaggttcttctctagccttacggataaggactttctgccttacggataaggactttgggtgtgatctcttcgtgTCACCGAATtgatacttagtattgcagactaagcagagcaatcactgggaagtttggagaaagcacgagTTGCGCTAAAGTGTGAcgttagcttcgctgggttgcgagggcgttacccttgcttcgctggaagtaacggtggcggttgcgctcgcagtcggctcctggggagactgggactggaagtacggtcgccgggtttcaacaagattgaaggtttgctccggggaggctttgtaatcgctaggattgattgatttgagaccTACCTcttttcgtccttgaaacctggtatatatacctaggtttcgactgttccttgtcatagaagggatattgattgaagtttcctattcaatcctcgctacccgactccaataaggtttcgttttcctcatggatcacggaatgggtgaagctgaaacccaaacccgagtaggcttatttttgggccgcaggtatcggcccgttaTGCTAAAttcactaaaggatcttgccaaaattacttttgggctcaaacattgccccccaggccccgatatcaggcccatatttgtaactgattgaaggggactaaaacgacacgtctgatgatcgaaacgatgcaattaatgagggttgcgtctattcgcttggcaaaacgtcttttcgtcgcatcgtttccctcacaaaatcttttatttaaataccgcagccactctaggcctgtcacatcagaaacccttccagtctcTTAAACCCAGAAAGACTCCTGCTCCAAACCCACTTTgtagaaacccagaaatggctccgccaaagaaggtgatcatcgatcaggaagaagaactcactgatgGCATCGCTCGCACCTGGGGAGTCAAAATCGGTGCCCGCTGTCGCGCTCATACTTCTGTCCAGAGACCTTTGCTTCCCAGGCTTTCAAATCATCACGCCGGGCTGGGTCCGACACCGCGAGACTCCATTCCTGACGACGTCATCGTCCTCTATAGTCTGCCCATTCGTCGACCCGCCCaagtcctccggaggacccctGCAGATTTCAGCAGTTGGGGTGCACACAATCATcgagcaaaaatagggcattggccgtcCAAAATCAGCCCAGAGGAGCTCTCCTGGTATCGTGAAGTAAAagcacgagatttggctcgctgggaaagggcaggtattacccacaccatcgatttatgctttcgccttcctcgcggtgggaatcgctcaccactcgctgcctttctttgcttttggcatactgccaccaacacctttgattttcgatttggccaaatgagtataacattgttggatatcctcaccattactggattacccatcgatggcgagccctacctgcatggccaatttgATTCTGACACCTTCACCGCCACCATGGCCCAAACCGGTCGCAgtgctcatagcggctcctatccgcggtgggtGACCCACTATCGCAAAGAGCGCAATGCGACTGGTGGTATTGCTTTCCTGGAGTACTGGCTCTGCAAGTTCATTTTCTGTACTTCTGCTTGTAAGCCCACTGGCGCTTGGACTCTTCTagcaacggccctctacaacggccgccgcgtggggctaggacaaccagtgctgggtgccctctatcgcacTTTATACCAggccacaatgcatcccttcgagactagcatttctggccccttttggattcttgacttctggattcaaacctaCTTTCCATTCTTCCGCCGCGACGACATTCCTCTATTACCACCAACTGATGCCCTTCTTGGTCAATGGTTATGTCGTGAGGCGAGGTACATATCTCCACCATATTCTGAGTGCTTCTCATACTTGTACCTCCTGCATGAAATGCCGTACTGCGATTTAATACTTAATAGGAGATTCCCCGCTCCTCTTGAAAATGGGTTCCTTCCTGGAGCACCTGGTTATagcgatcgcgcgcgcttggcttttcgccgcgcgatctcttgttcagaTATTAGGCTCGCTGTTGACGAACTCACCTATGAGCTTTATGCTCCCAATCACTTTGCTCGCCAGTTTGGCCTCGTCCAATTGGTGCCATTTCCcctctatgatgcctggaacTACAACACTTCTTGGCGCCGGATTGGCCCCTTAACTGGACCTCCGCCCGAACAAAGCATGCTTGCGCTGGTCGATCTCCCTGACTGGGCGGCTGATATCGTCCCCATAGACGGGAccgctgaagattatgatcaatggtggaaggaagtctctgttaactgctggagacAAAgagatgacgaactcttcgcggCCATCTTCAAAGAACTGAGATATCCTTACGATGCTGACACTGAAGAGCTCGCTCGCttccatgaaaatgaagaaagacctccaccacctgaaccggctccgcgacccgcgcgagcccacGCTTGGTTCAGGCTGGAATTGTAATTCGTGAGCATCCTCCAGAGGTAAGTTCATATTCgttgtttccttgatcattttcaACTTCAAACTCTTAACTCAAAGTTCATAACAGGGGCGCGCACCGCCTTCAAGCCATCGCGCCGTAGGTGTTCCTCCAGCCACTGGCCCGGCTgctaaacagaaagcaaagcTGAGCAAGCTTAAAGTAGAGGAttcctcctctgatgatgatgatcctcAAACTGTAAGGACTTTCTTCTCAACACGCATAATTTGGCAGCcttctcaaattcaaaattGGTTTGTTTGCCAGATCGCTGCTGCTTTAGCACGCAAACGCAGTCGCGCTGAATTCCGGACCGGTCCTTGGGCAACAGATGAACCAGTCGCTGATCGATCGGTAATATTCCTCTCTAAAGTGGGTATTGACACTTTGTTTTGCCATATATGAGAACGTTTCTCTGCTTCAGGTTCGTCGTAGGTTTCCGAGGCAAGTTGGAGAAGGCTCCTCTGCCGCCGGCGAGGGTGTATCTGGCACGCCAGCCCAAGAAAACACTGGTGACCCTCCCTCTGCAATCAATGCTGCAAGCAACATGCAGTTGGTTGTAGTTCCGGTGCAAGTCATAGATGACAGTTCGCATGAGCCTGAAGAAAGGCTGCCACTTCTCCATATTCCCCGCGAGCAACCAATTCTCCTTCTAGAATCAGGAGTACCCGACTCAGGTCCAACTTCCGGTGAGACTGCCCCAATACCAACAGCAGACTCCCGCGAGCTACCAGCTGAAGAGGTACTTCTTTTAACCAGAAGTTTTATCTTTACCTTTGATTTGGTTATTCTGAAGATGTTTCTTTCCAGGGTCCAAATGCAGAAGCGGTAGTCAGAGAAATAGAGGATGAGGCTCCTGCTGAACCTGCTCCCAATATGGTTGGTGAAGAACCTGCTCCtcatgccccccaagtcattgaagTCGAGGAGATAGGAGTACTGCCTGAGCTAATGCCAGAAGCAGTACCTGTTGCGGAGCCTCTTGAGGCCCCTGTTGCTGAGCAACCTACTCCGTCCACTTTAGAACGGTTAGCTCGCGTGCTTGAAGTGACCCCACATGGGGTTGTAGACGACGCCAGAGAAGGTCTTCGTCGCCTCTTGGGCCCTGATATTCTAATCCTTGGGGCGCCCGCGAAAGTTTTGGAATATCTGAGAGTGCTTCTCCGCGAGGGCGCCGTCTCTGAAGATCAATTTCGCGAGGTTGACCAGCTGTTGCAGCA encodes the following:
- the LOC133709505 gene encoding uncharacterized protein LOC133709505, which encodes MQLVVVPVQVIDDSSHEPEERLPLLHIPREQPILLLESGVPDSGPTSGETAPIPTADSRELPAEEGPNAEAVVREIEDEAPAEPAPNMVGEEPAPHAPQVIEVEEIGVLPELMPEAVPVAEPLEAPVAEQPTPSTLERLARVLEVTPHGVVDDAREGLRRLLGPDILILGAPAKVLEYLRVLLREGAVSEDQFREVDQLLQQLPQGLNERAVANAQARQTEAHYQTLTQQTDNARDFLGDQADLIRDLTIERNHLRSQIQSFQARLTDVTARLVHAEPQLEQPLAAFEVLSQELAQARVAAQQAAQAAADASFRLDELFLRLTHAGRRLLGL
- the LOC133709495 gene encoding codeine O-demethylase-like, with amino-acid sequence MAESSTPAKVELIATKTVQEQLTEGELLVPQKYILKDGVPLPNASVELLDVPVIDLGLLTPSSISVEELDKLRSALSRGCCFHVINHGMTPEFLDKLRESTKQFFAIPVEEKQKYLRPVEDFEGYGNDMVFSEQETLDWTDRLYLTAYPPDQRKLKLWPETPKSLRDTLDQYTSKLQVITETVLKAMARSLNLEEDCFLDKYGEQRKMDARFNLYPPCSRPDRVHGFKPHSDSSIITIVLQDKEVEGLQFLKDDQWFRAPIVPEALLIIVGDQVEILTNGLFKSPEHKVVINAEKERISVAVFCVPDSETEIEPFESLINESRPRLYKKVKNYVDIYFEYYQQGRRPIEAAMIQPRSDYVSLMACT